A stretch of Roseofilum reptotaenium CS-1145 DNA encodes these proteins:
- a CDS encoding small RNA NsiR4-regulated ssr1528 family protein produces MASEEQKTTGADAVDVAIAQGIDLDGSPIPSAKLELYHNVMGLEANRQRSGVSNTMRSRIVRIGAKHLPQDELNKKLLDADFAPLKDKEIRFYYGG; encoded by the coding sequence ATGGCCTCAGAAGAACAGAAAACAACGGGTGCAGATGCAGTGGATGTGGCGATCGCCCAAGGAATTGATTTAGATGGCAGTCCCATTCCCTCAGCCAAGTTAGAGTTATATCATAACGTTATGGGTTTGGAAGCTAATCGCCAACGCAGTGGAGTCAGTAATACGATGCGATCGCGCATTGTTCGCATTGGAGCCAAGCATTTACCTCAAGATGAACTCAATAAAAAGTTACTCGATGCAGACTTTGCCCCATTAAAGGATAAAGAAATCCGCTTTTATTACGGAGGTTGA
- a CDS encoding class I SAM-dependent methyltransferase, with translation MKEQNHPQLYRWLKDRIRRSPGGKITFAQYMESVLYHPEFGYYSTYQTEIGKSGDYFTSASLGADFAQLLARQWVQMWQILRCPTPFSVVEMGAGTGYMAADVLRELETYDVDFFQSLDYRIVEKSPGLRQIQKQNLAPWLEEKPRVHWCNWADLDSIQGCFFSNELVDAFPVHLVVRSGEKLQEVFVTLDNQDNVVEVLGELSTQKLAQYFEHLGIDLCSDAYPEGYRTEVNLAMLDWLEAIASHLERGYAIAIDYGYTAQRYYQPGRTMGTLQCYTRHHRHDCPYINIGYQDITAHVDFTSLEQEGKRWGLEPLGFTDQGLFLMALGLGDRLAALSESSLSITELFSRRDALHQLIDPLGLGGFKVLIQGKGLSEQEKGNVLKGLAHP, from the coding sequence ATGAAGGAGCAGAATCATCCCCAGTTGTATCGATGGCTCAAGGATCGAATTAGGCGATCGCCAGGGGGCAAAATTACCTTTGCTCAATATATGGAATCGGTGCTATATCACCCTGAATTTGGCTATTACAGTACCTATCAGACGGAAATTGGCAAATCTGGCGATTACTTCACTTCGGCCAGTCTAGGAGCAGATTTTGCCCAGCTTTTGGCCCGTCAATGGGTGCAAATGTGGCAGATTTTGCGCTGTCCCACTCCCTTTTCAGTGGTAGAAATGGGCGCAGGAACCGGATACATGGCGGCCGATGTCTTAAGGGAGTTAGAAACCTACGATGTCGATTTTTTTCAGAGTCTCGATTATCGGATTGTGGAAAAATCTCCGGGATTAAGGCAGATACAGAAACAAAATTTAGCGCCTTGGTTAGAGGAAAAACCGCGAGTTCATTGGTGCAACTGGGCAGATTTAGATTCGATTCAGGGCTGTTTTTTTTCTAATGAATTAGTCGATGCGTTTCCGGTACATTTAGTCGTGCGTTCTGGGGAGAAGCTGCAAGAAGTGTTTGTTACCCTGGACAATCAAGACAATGTGGTGGAAGTTTTAGGGGAGTTATCTACTCAAAAATTAGCTCAATATTTTGAGCATTTGGGCATTGATTTATGCTCGGATGCCTATCCAGAGGGCTATCGCACGGAAGTGAATTTAGCGATGCTAGACTGGCTAGAGGCGATCGCCAGCCACTTAGAGCGCGGTTATGCGATCGCGATTGATTACGGATATACGGCCCAACGATATTATCAACCCGGGCGCACAATGGGAACGCTACAATGTTATACGCGCCACCATCGCCACGATTGCCCCTATATTAATATCGGCTATCAAGATATCACGGCCCACGTTGATTTTACCAGCCTAGAGCAGGAGGGCAAACGCTGGGGACTAGAGCCATTAGGGTTTACAGATCAAGGGTTGTTTTTAATGGCGCTCGGACTCGGCGATCGCCTGGCAGCCTTATCCGAAAGTTCCCTTTCTATTACTGAACTGTTCAGCCGTCGAGATGCCTTACACCAGTTAATCGATCCCCTAGGTTTAGGTGGGTTTAAGGTATTAATCCAGGGGAAGGGATTAAGCGAACAGGAGAAAGGCAACGTGTTAAAAGGTTTAGCCCATCCTTAG
- the hisD gene encoding histidinol dehydrogenase: MLRIISQRSEAKAELRRICDRTFDEEMVHKEATVQQVLQTVRRNGDGALLDYTEEFDGQRLEVSQLRVSALELEAAYQQVDKPLLDAIELASRQIEAFHRQRAPKSWVHFGEHEVVLGKHYTPVDRAGIYIPGGRAAYPSTVLMNAIPAKVAGVPRIVMCTPPGSNQGISPAVLVAAQLAGVDEIYRIGGAQAIAALAYGTQTVPKVDLITGPGNIYVTLAKKMVYGVVGIDSLAGPSEVLVIADSEANPVHVATDLLAQAEHDPMAAAILITTDRTLARQVATEVEQQLINHPRQILTEKAIAHYGLIVVVESLDEAVELSNLFAPEHLELEVAEPWDLLPQIRHAGAIFLGYSTPEAVGDYLAGPNHTLPTSGAARYASALGVETFMKHSSLIQYSPTALNKMASAIITLADAEGLPSHAHSVRVRTSSPEQD, translated from the coding sequence ATGCTGAGAATTATTAGCCAGCGATCTGAAGCAAAAGCAGAATTACGGCGGATTTGCGATCGCACCTTTGATGAGGAAATGGTTCATAAAGAGGCGACGGTTCAGCAGGTGCTGCAAACCGTAAGGCGCAACGGCGACGGGGCCCTTTTGGACTATACGGAAGAGTTTGATGGCCAACGACTCGAGGTGAGTCAGTTGCGCGTCAGTGCCCTGGAATTAGAGGCAGCCTATCAGCAAGTGGATAAACCGTTGTTGGATGCCATTGAGTTGGCCAGTCGTCAAATTGAAGCATTTCATCGCCAACGCGCTCCTAAGTCTTGGGTCCATTTTGGGGAACATGAAGTGGTGTTGGGCAAGCATTATACCCCGGTTGACCGGGCGGGAATTTATATTCCGGGAGGACGGGCCGCTTATCCGAGTACGGTGTTGATGAATGCAATCCCAGCTAAGGTTGCCGGTGTCCCCCGAATTGTCATGTGTACGCCACCTGGGTCTAATCAAGGCATTAGTCCAGCCGTGCTGGTCGCTGCTCAGTTGGCTGGGGTGGATGAGATTTATCGGATCGGAGGCGCTCAGGCGATCGCCGCCTTAGCCTATGGTACACAAACAGTTCCCAAGGTAGATTTAATTACGGGGCCGGGAAATATTTATGTGACGCTGGCCAAGAAAATGGTCTATGGGGTCGTGGGAATTGATTCGTTGGCGGGCCCCTCGGAAGTGCTGGTGATTGCCGATAGTGAGGCGAACCCGGTGCATGTGGCCACAGATTTGTTGGCCCAAGCAGAACATGACCCGATGGCGGCGGCAATTTTAATCACGACTGACCGCACGTTAGCTAGACAGGTGGCTACGGAAGTGGAGCAACAGCTCATTAACCATCCGCGACAAATTCTGACGGAAAAGGCGATCGCCCATTATGGGTTAATTGTGGTCGTCGAGTCTTTAGACGAAGCCGTAGAACTCTCTAATTTGTTTGCCCCTGAACATTTAGAACTGGAAGTAGCTGAACCCTGGGATCTGCTGCCTCAAATTCGCCATGCTGGAGCAATTTTCCTCGGCTATTCGACTCCAGAAGCAGTGGGAGATTATTTAGCCGGGCCCAATCATACTCTACCGACTTCAGGAGCGGCTCGCTATGCCTCAGCCTTGGGGGTAGAAACCTTTATGAAACATTCAAGCTTAATTCAATATTCCCCCACTGCCTTAAATAAAATGGCCAGTGCCATTATCACTTTGGCTGATGCAGAAGGGTTGCCCTCCCATGCCCATTCTGTACGGGTGAGAACCTCTTCTCCAGAGCAAGATTAG
- the rpsT gene encoding 30S ribosomal protein S20 gives MPNIKSAIKRVQIAERNRLRNKAYKSAVRTLMKKFFTAVEEQSASPSPEKAQEIQTLMNQAYSKIDKSVKRGVLHRNTGSRRKARLAKALKKLETPAAS, from the coding sequence GTGCCTAACATCAAGTCTGCTATCAAGCGCGTTCAAATTGCTGAACGTAATCGTCTCCGGAATAAAGCCTATAAATCTGCGGTAAGGACTCTGATGAAAAAATTCTTTACCGCCGTTGAAGAGCAAAGCGCCAGCCCTAGCCCAGAAAAAGCGCAGGAAATTCAAACCCTGATGAATCAAGCGTACAGCAAAATTGATAAATCGGTAAAACGAGGCGTACTTCACCGGAACACTGGGTCTCGTCGTAAAGCCCGTCTAGCCAAAGCGCTGAAAAAACTGGAAACTCCAGCGGCCTCCTGA
- a CDS encoding TatD family hydrolase, which produces MQLIDTHVHINFDVYNQERDDIRNRWSTAEVVQLIHSCVTPKEFESIQTLAHQYEELYFAVGFHPLESQDWVPEIGEQILNLAQSDPKVVAIGETGLDFYKASNRKQQQQALGAQLEIAYKLDLPVIIHCRDAAAPLAEYLRKFYQTHGELKGVMHCWGGTPEETQWFLDLGFYISFSGTVTFKKATQIQESCQMVPSDRLLIETDCPFLAPVPKRGKRNEPAYVRYVAEAIASLRDIPLETLALSTTQNAQTLFQLPTL; this is translated from the coding sequence ATGCAGTTAATCGATACCCATGTACACATCAACTTTGATGTGTACAATCAAGAAAGAGACGATATAAGAAACCGATGGTCTACAGCCGAAGTGGTTCAATTGATCCATTCCTGTGTGACCCCCAAGGAATTTGAAAGTATCCAAACCTTAGCCCACCAGTATGAGGAACTCTATTTTGCCGTTGGTTTCCATCCCCTAGAGAGCCAGGATTGGGTTCCAGAAATAGGGGAGCAAATTTTAAATTTAGCCCAAAGCGATCCCAAAGTGGTGGCGATCGGGGAAACAGGCTTAGATTTTTACAAAGCGAGTAACCGAAAGCAACAACAGCAGGCCCTAGGGGCGCAACTGGAAATTGCCTATAAACTGGATTTACCCGTGATTATTCACTGTCGGGATGCAGCAGCCCCCTTAGCTGAATACCTGAGAAAATTTTACCAAACCCATGGAGAACTCAAAGGGGTGATGCATTGTTGGGGAGGAACACCAGAAGAAACCCAATGGTTTTTAGACCTAGGGTTTTATATTAGCTTTAGTGGCACAGTCACCTTTAAAAAAGCCACTCAAATTCAAGAATCCTGTCAAATGGTGCCCAGCGATCGCCTCCTGATCGAAACCGACTGTCCCTTCCTAGCTCCTGTCCCCAAACGAGGCAAACGGAATGAACCGGCTTATGTTCGCTATGTGGCAGAGGCGATCGCCTCCCTGCGAGACATCCCCTTAGAAACCCTAGCACTCTCAACTACCCAAAACGCCCAAACCCTCTTTCAACTGCCCACGTTGTAG